A single Larimichthys crocea isolate SSNF chromosome VIII, L_crocea_2.0, whole genome shotgun sequence DNA region contains:
- the LOC104920111 gene encoding FERM domain-containing protein 5: MLSRLMSSSIRSLDRECNCTVRLLDDSEYTCTIQRDAKGQYLFDLICHHLNLLEKDYFGIRYVDPDKQRHWLEFTKSIAKQMKSQPPFTMCLRVKFYPPDPAALKEEITRYLVFLQVKRDLYHGRLLCKTSDAALLAAYILQAEIGDYDPGKHPEGYSSKFQFFPKHSEKLERRIAEIHKTELIGQSPETSELNFLQKAQMLETYGVDPHPCKDVSGNPAFLAFTPFGFTVLQGNRRVHFLKWEEVTKLKFEAKTFHIYANQKEDKKIILTYFAPTPEACKHLWKCGVENQAFYKLEKSSQVRTVSSSNLFFKGSRFRYSGKVAKEVMEQSAKIKRDPPEIHRAGMVPSRSCPSITHGPRLTSVPRTRRRAVHISIMEGLESLRDSAHSTPVRSVSHGDSFMSSRGHMVDGSEASTSAVISDEAYSPSDSVLPTPVAEHGMEMPLARHLNGAPCSIDEEKESEAGASKEGQAADFASGRRAVRMVRSRPSPQSDVEELNKFILSVLRLFLVTIGLLFALLLLLIMLTESDLDIAFLRDIRKTPEFQQFHFEYFCPLRRWFACKLRWMGGFLISK; this comes from the exons CGGGATGCCAAAGGACAGTACCTGTTCGACCTCATCTGCCACCATCTCAACCTGCTGGAGAAAGACTACTTTGGCATTAGATATGTTGACCCAGACAAACAGAGG CATTGGTTGGAGTTTACAAAGTCAATTgccaaacaaatgaaat CCCAGCCTCCATTCACCATGTGTTTGCGTGTCAAGTTTTACCCACCGGACCCTGCTGCCCTAAAAGAAGAAATCACCAG ATATCTCGTCTTCCTGCAGGTTAAGAGGGATCTTTACCACGGTCGCCTCCTGTGCAAGACATCAGATGCTGCTCTGTTGGCTGCCTACATATTACAAG CTGAAATTGGTGACTATGACCCCGGGAAACACCCAGAGGGCTACAGCTCCAAGTTCCAGTTTTTTCCCAAGCACTCAGAGAAGTTGGAGCGGCGGATTGCTGAGATCCACAAGACTGAGCTGAT aGGTCAAAGCCCTGAAACCTCAGAGCTCAACTTCCTTCAAAAGGCTCAGATGCTGGAGACGTATGGTGTGGACCCTCATCCATGCAAG GATGTGTCTGGCAACCCAGCATTTTTGGCTTTCACTCCTTTTGGATTCACTGTGCTGCAAGGAAACAGGAGGGTCCATTTTCTCAAATG GGAGGAGGTAACCAAACTCAAGTTTGAAGCAAAGACATTCCATATATATGCAAATCAGAAAGAG GATAAGAAAATCATACTGACATACTTTGCACCTACACCTGAGGCCTGTAAGCATCTGTGGAAGTGTGGAGTCGAGAATCAGGCCTTCTACAA GTTGGAGAAGTCGAGTCAAGTCCGCACTGTGTCCAGTAGTAATCTCTTCTTCAAGGGTAGTCGCTTCAGATACAG TGGAAAGGTTGCAAAAGAGGTAATGGAACAAAGTGCCAAAATTAAGAGAGACCCACCTGAGATACACAG GGCTGGCATGGTGCCAAGTAGGAGTTGTCCATCCATCACCCATGGCCCTCGTTTGACCAGTGTGCCCAGGACCCGGCGGAGAGCTGTGCACATCTCTATCATGGAgg GTCTGGAGTCCCTTCGAGACAGCGCCCACTCCACGCCTGTGCGCTCGGTCTCCCATGGCGACTCCTTCATGTCCTCTCGGGGCCATATGGTGGATGGCAGCGAGGCAAGCACGTCAGCAGTCATCTCTGATGAGGCCTACAGCCCCTCAGATAGCGTGCTGCCTACGCCTGTGGCCGAGCACGGGATGGAGATGCCTTTGGCTCGTCACCTCAACGGTGCTCCCTGCAGCATCGATGAGGAGAAGGAGTCAGAGGCAGGTGCATCGAAGGAGGGGCAGGCGGCGGATTTCGCTTCTGGCAGGAGAGCAGTGCGTATGGTCAGGAGCAGGCCGTCACCACAGAGCGACGTAGAGGAGCTGAACAAGTTCATCCTGAGTGTGTTACGTTTGTTCCTGGTTACCATCGGACTGCTGTtcgccctgctgctgcttctcatcATGCTGACAGAATCAGACCTTGACATTGCCTTCCTGAGAGACATCCGCAAGACACCTGAATTCCAGCAGTTTCACTTTGAATACTTCTGCCCTCTGCGGCGCTGGTTCGCCTGTAAGTTACGATGGATGGGAGGTTTCCTCATCAGCAAGTGA
- the wdr76 gene encoding WD repeat-containing protein 76 — translation MATRRIKREAVVKLQVLEMTPVDIEGAVRRSSRNTLAPKRLKYSPERNTEDETQTKKRRTKTRNDKNSQNNRKDMKEEDSDVGNSDVERTSAGNGGLSAYELERLENIRQNQAFLSSINLYQATEEFKQLTRPKPSQRGLMRSQAAVKEVLPARKSLRLQNKEAEILTRPPEPSGTYEQYVPSKKPAGPLPMDPINMEEGSKLPSQLLELCSRDSKEERKMETHLERYRSSLKNMKITEDRVAKVVKDRIFSAAFHPCTSSLLMAAGDKWGKVGLWKLGGDWADDGVLLFEPHTRPVGCMAFSRAHPTHLLSLSYDGSLRCMDVEKAVFDDVYDIDDGLKTFDFMSHDCSTLVVGNFYGEVAIVDRRTPGNSHESLHSMDPKTLRCVSVHPLQRQYFAVAESKVVSIYDSRCLKKTKSQTVSQLLGHSLSISSAYFSPCTGNRVLTTCMDNRLRIYDTSAMTSTSPLLTSISHDMHTGRWLTKLSAVWDPKQEDCFVVGSMARPRKVNVFHENGQSQHSFVDAENLNTVLSVTAFHPTRNALVGGNASGRLHVFTD, via the exons ATGGCGACACGACGAATAAAACGCGAAGCTGTCGTGAAGCTTCAAGTTTTG GAAATGACTCCTGTGGACATCGAGGGAGCAGTCCGACGATCATCACGAAACACTCTGGCACCTAAACGCCTCAAGTATTCACCTGAACGCAACACGGaggatgaaacacaaacaaagaaaagg AGAACCAAAACACGCAAtgacaaaaacagccaaaacaacagaaaggacATGAAGGAGGAGGACTCTGATGTTGGAAATAGTGATGTGGAGCGTACATCT GCCGGTAATGGAGGACTTTCTGCATATGAACTGGAGCGTCTGgagaacatcagacagaaccaAGCGTTCTTGTCCTCTATCAACTTATACCAG GCAACTGAGGAGTTCAAGCAGTTGACACGGCCGAAGCCATCGCAGAGAGGTCTCATGAG GTCACAGGCTGCTGTAAAAGAAGTGCTGCCAGCTCGCAAATCCCTTCGTCTCCAAAATAAAGAGGCAGAGATCTTAACACGTCCCCCTGAACCCAGTGGGACCTACGAACAG TATGTACCATCCAAGAAACCTGCTGGCCCTTTGCCCATGGATCCAATAAACATGGAAGAGGGAAGCAAGCTGCCTTCACAACTTCTAGAGCTCTGCTCCAGG gattcaaaagaagaaagaaagatggagactCATCTGGAAAG GTACCGCTCATCCCTCAAGAATATGAAGATAACTGAAGACAGAGTGGCTAAAGTGGTGAAGGACCGGATCTTCTCTGCTGCCTTCCACCCCTGCACCAGCAGCCTGTTGATGGCTGCAGGAGACAAGTGGGGGAAAGTTGGACTCTGGAAGTTG GGTGGCGATTGGGCCGATGATGGCGTGCTGCTCTTTGAGCCCCACACTCGTCCAGTGGGCTGCATGGCATTCTCCAGGGCTCATCCCACCCACCTGCTGAGCCTCAGCTATGATGGCTCTCTACGCTGCATGGATGTAGAAAAGGCTGTCTTTGATGAT gtGTATGACATTGATGATGGcctgaaaacatttgacttcATGTCACATGACTGTTCGACACTGGTGGTTGGGAACTTTTATGGAGAAGTTGCCATCGTTGACAGGCGCACACCAGG taaCTCGCACGAGTCCCTCCACTCAATGGACCCAAAGACTCTACGTTGCGTTAGCGTCCACCCTTTACAGAGGCAGTACTTTGCTGTGGCTGAAAGCAA GGTAGTGAGTATTTATGACAGCAGATGCCTGAAGAAGACCAAAAGCCAGACAGTCTCCCAGCTGCTTGGCCACTCTTTAAGCATATCGAGTGCCTATTTCTCCCCTTGCACAGGGAACAGAGTTCTCACTACCTGTATGGACAACCGCTTAAG GATATATGACACATCTGCAATGACTTCTACATCTCCCTTGCTGACATCCATCAG cCATGACATGCACACTGGCCGATGGCTGACAAAACTATCTGCGGTGTGGGACCCCAAACAGGAAGATTGCTTTGTGGTGGGTAGCATGGCAAGGCCCCGAAAGGTGAACGTCTTTCATGAAAATGGCCAGTCACAGCACTCCTTCGTGGATGCAGAGAACCTTAACACGGTGCTGTCCGTCACAGCTTTCCACCCCACAAGGAATGCCTTAGTGGGTGGGAATGCGTCAGGGCGCCTGCACGTCTTCACCGACTGA